A genomic window from Chitinophagales bacterium includes:
- a CDS encoding M23 family metallopeptidase: MKKAKYYYNKHSLRYEKINVPASKRLFRILGFLTTSFVFALLILIVSSYYFDSPEEKELKRELSKMKLEYELMDKRLAQMDQVLDGLQERDDNIYRVIFEAEPISKNVRTAGYGGVNKYRDLKNYENGALMSDIANKLDKIGKQIYIQSKSYDEVAELIKNKEVMLASIPAIQPVSNKNLTRFASGYGYRIHPIYKTRKMHFGADFTAPTGTDIYCTGNGVVAKVSSSRRGFGNHVLVDHGFGYETLYAHMSKIEVKKGQKVNRGDVLGKVGNTGTSTAPHLHYEVRKNGRRIDPINFFYNDLKPEEYELMIEIAAANNQSFD; encoded by the coding sequence ATGAAAAAAGCAAAATACTATTACAATAAACATTCTCTGCGCTATGAGAAAATTAATGTTCCCGCTTCTAAACGATTGTTTAGAATATTGGGGTTTTTAACCACTTCTTTTGTCTTTGCACTATTGATTTTAATTGTGTCTTCTTATTACTTCGATTCACCCGAAGAAAAGGAATTGAAACGGGAGCTGTCTAAAATGAAGCTGGAATATGAGTTGATGGATAAGCGGTTGGCTCAGATGGACCAGGTTTTGGATGGGCTTCAGGAAAGGGACGACAATATTTACCGGGTGATTTTTGAGGCAGAGCCCATTTCTAAAAATGTAAGAACTGCTGGTTATGGTGGCGTGAACAAATACAGGGATTTGAAAAACTATGAGAATGGAGCATTGATGTCTGATATAGCGAACAAGCTGGATAAAATAGGTAAACAGATATATATTCAATCAAAATCTTATGATGAAGTTGCGGAGCTGATTAAAAACAAAGAGGTAATGCTGGCTTCAATCCCTGCTATTCAACCGGTTTCCAATAAAAACCTTACTCGATTTGCTTCGGGTTATGGCTATAGAATTCATCCTATTTACAAAACAAGAAAAATGCATTTTGGGGCAGATTTTACAGCACCTACAGGTACAGATATTTATTGTACCGGAAATGGTGTGGTGGCGAAAGTATCGAGTAGCAGGAGAGGATTTGGAAACCACGTACTGGTAGATCACGGTTTTGGTTATGAAACGCTTTATGCGCATATGAGTAAGATAGAAGTAAAAAAAGGACAAAAAGTAAACAGGGGAGATGTGCTCGGAAAAGTTGGTAACACAGGAACTTCAACAGCACCACATCTGCACTATGAAGTGCGTAAAAACGGCAGACGTATTGATCCTATTAATTTCTTTTACAATGATCTGAAGCCCGAAGAATACGAACTTATGATTGAAATTGCCGCAGCCAACAATCAATCTTTTGATTAA
- a CDS encoding MerR family transcriptional regulator yields MPYKEKEIEKLYYSIGEVAEIFDVSTSLIRYWENEFDILKPKKNKKGNRLFTQKDMENLHLIYHLVKVRGFTLDGARKKLKENKEDTINQFQVIQSLQKVRKFLVEIKEQL; encoded by the coding sequence GTGCCTTACAAAGAAAAAGAGATCGAAAAACTGTATTACTCAATAGGAGAGGTGGCTGAAATTTTTGATGTTTCTACTTCACTGATCCGCTATTGGGAAAATGAATTTGATATTCTAAAGCCCAAGAAAAATAAAAAGGGCAACCGGCTTTTTACGCAAAAAGATATGGAAAATCTTCACCTGATTTATCACCTGGTGAAAGTTAGAGGTTTTACCCTTGATGGAGCGCGTAAAAAACTGAAAGAAAATAAAGAAGATACCATTAATCAGTTTCAGGTGATTCAATCCCTTCAAAAAGTCAGAAAATTCTTAGTGGAGATCAAAGAGCAGTTGTAA
- the folB gene encoding dihydroneopterin aldolase, translating to MGKIGLENCQFFGHHGYYAKEKEKGNTFEVNVEVEYNFSEAAEKDDLRQGLNYEKLYEEVKSVMLGPSVNLLEHLAQQIIEHIKNKFKGIRAVKVKVAKLRPPIEGDIKSVWVEIEA from the coding sequence ATGGGGAAAATAGGTTTAGAAAATTGTCAATTTTTTGGTCATCATGGTTATTATGCAAAAGAGAAAGAAAAGGGCAATACCTTTGAAGTGAATGTGGAAGTGGAATATAATTTTTCAGAAGCAGCAGAAAAAGACGACTTGAGGCAGGGGTTAAACTATGAAAAGCTCTATGAAGAAGTAAAGTCGGTGATGCTTGGACCTTCCGTAAATTTACTTGAACACCTGGCTCAGCAAATAATTGAGCATATAAAGAATAAATTCAAGGGAATAAGAGCTGTTAAAGTTAAAGTGGCAAAACTAAGGCCTCCTATAGAAGGTGATATCAAAAGTGTATGGGTGGAAATAGAGGCTTAA
- the umuD gene encoding translesion error-prone DNA polymerase V autoproteolytic subunit codes for MKLKQLYKTRVLEFYPPAAIASCLEIPFFESGVKAGFPSPAEDFSELSIDLNAELLKNPSATFFSRVNGDSMKDIGIGDGDLLVIDKSLKPENGKIAVCFIDGEFTLKSIRIEKDCCWLIPANKKYKSIKVDINNDFAIWGIVTHVIKSF; via the coding sequence ATGAAACTGAAGCAGCTTTATAAAACTAGAGTTTTAGAATTCTATCCCCCTGCAGCTATAGCTTCCTGTCTTGAAATTCCTTTCTTTGAATCAGGTGTTAAAGCTGGGTTTCCTTCCCCCGCTGAGGATTTTTCGGAACTATCTATTGACTTAAATGCCGAACTTCTTAAAAACCCTTCTGCTACTTTTTTTAGCAGGGTAAATGGAGATTCCATGAAAGATATAGGAATTGGAGATGGAGATTTATTGGTGATTGACAAAAGTCTGAAGCCTGAGAATGGAAAGATTGCAGTTTGTTTTATTGATGGAGAGTTTACGCTTAAATCTATACGAATAGAAAAAGACTGTTGTTGGTTGATTCCTGCTAATAAGAAATACAAATCTATTAAGGTAGATATCAATAATGATTTTGCCATTTGGGGCATTGTAACACATGTCATAAAATCTTTTTGA
- a CDS encoding Y-family DNA polymerase, which translates to MFALVDCNNFYASCERVFKPDLNGKPVVVLSNNDGCVIARSDEAKSLGIPMGAPAFKYRKFFEERNITVFSSNYALYGDMSNRVMTILSSYTPDIEIYSIDEAFLKFEGFHFFNIEEYGSSIREKVTKSTGIPISLGFAETKSLAKAANRIAKKFPDKTNGVYVINTEKKRIKALKWLKVEDIWGIGRRNSLRLNKLGVFNAYEFTQLSDELVRKELSVVGLRLKRDLEGKPTLSLEEISAKKSIATTRTFESNYTSLEQLKERVSTFAVTCAEKLRKEASCCNAMLIFLHTNQHRSDLIQYKGNTFIRLPFPSNSSIELSKFATRGLERIFKKGFEYKKAGIVVMDITPENSVQLNLFENSNPKHKKILAAIDSINRSLGHQKVKLGSQDIDRTWKMRQERLSPRYTTRLRDIITVKV; encoded by the coding sequence ATGTTTGCTTTAGTCGATTGCAATAATTTTTATGCCTCTTGCGAAAGAGTATTCAAGCCTGATTTGAACGGCAAGCCTGTTGTTGTTCTTTCAAATAATGACGGCTGTGTGATTGCCCGCAGTGATGAAGCCAAGTCCTTAGGCATACCTATGGGAGCTCCTGCATTTAAATACAGAAAGTTCTTTGAAGAAAGGAATATTACAGTTTTCTCATCCAATTATGCGCTTTATGGTGACATGAGTAATAGAGTAATGACAATACTCAGTTCCTATACTCCTGATATTGAAATATACAGTATTGATGAAGCTTTTCTGAAGTTTGAGGGTTTCCATTTTTTTAATATAGAGGAATACGGCAGTAGTATCAGGGAAAAAGTCACAAAATCAACTGGGATACCGATTAGTCTGGGGTTTGCAGAAACCAAATCACTAGCAAAAGCAGCCAACAGAATTGCGAAGAAATTTCCTGATAAAACCAATGGTGTATATGTGATTAATACAGAAAAAAAAAGAATAAAAGCATTAAAATGGCTTAAAGTTGAGGATATTTGGGGCATAGGGCGTAGAAATTCATTGCGTTTAAATAAGCTTGGTGTATTCAATGCTTATGAATTCACTCAACTTTCGGATGAACTGGTAAGGAAGGAATTATCGGTTGTAGGTCTAAGGCTGAAGCGTGACCTGGAAGGAAAACCTACTTTGAGTCTTGAAGAAATAAGCGCGAAAAAAAGTATTGCTACCACAAGAACATTTGAAAGCAATTACACTTCATTGGAACAGCTCAAAGAGCGTGTATCCACATTTGCAGTCACCTGTGCTGAAAAACTACGGAAAGAAGCCTCTTGTTGTAATGCTATGCTTATTTTCTTACACACCAATCAACACAGGTCTGATCTTATTCAATACAAAGGAAATACTTTTATCAGGCTTCCTTTCCCCAGTAATTCGAGTATTGAATTGTCTAAGTTTGCGACAAGGGGTCTGGAAAGAATTTTTAAAAAAGGATTTGAATACAAAAAGGCAGGAATAGTTGTAATGGATATCACACCGGAAAATTCAGTCCAACTCAATCTGTTTGAAAATTCCAATCCAAAACACAAAAAAATACTGGCAGCTATTGATTCCATAAATCGTTCATTGGGACATCAAAAAGTGAAATTGGGCAGTCAGGACATAGACCGAACATGGAAGATGCGACAAGAAAGGCTTTCTCCAAGATATACAACCCGTTTGAGAGATATAATAACTGTTAAAGTGTAA